A genome region from Neptunomonas japonica JAMM 1380 includes the following:
- a CDS encoding heme NO-binding domain-containing protein, with product MKGVIFNILEEMVEEHCGMAVWNEILNENLSDDGVYTASESYPDEKLFSLVGAVCDRTKLPMEKVVGDFGEFLFTGLASRHPTFLENPTDLKSFLKSIHSVIHVEVRKLYDNPNLPSFEYNEPDSDVLVMTYRSPRKLCILAEGLVRGAAAHYKTNIEINHPVCMHKGADCCELHVRFLP from the coding sequence ATGAAAGGGGTTATTTTTAATATTTTAGAAGAGATGGTAGAAGAGCATTGTGGGATGGCAGTATGGAATGAAATCCTTAATGAAAATTTGTCTGATGATGGGGTTTATACCGCAAGTGAAAGTTATCCTGACGAAAAGCTATTTAGTTTAGTGGGAGCTGTTTGCGATCGTACTAAACTGCCTATGGAAAAAGTTGTTGGTGATTTTGGTGAGTTTCTTTTCACAGGTTTAGCCTCACGCCACCCTACTTTTTTAGAAAATCCAACTGACTTAAAAAGCTTTCTTAAAAGCATACATTCGGTCATACACGTTGAGGTAAGGAAGCTGTATGACAATCCAAACTTGCCATCATTCGAGTATAATGAGCCAGATTCTGATGTATTAGTAATGACATATCGCTCACCTCGCAAACTTTGCATATTGGCAGAAGGCTTAGTTAGAGGGGCCGCTGCACACTACAAAACAAACATTGAGATAAATCATCCAGTTTGTATGCATAAAGGTGCGGATTGCTGCGAACTTCACGTTAGGTTTCTGCCATGA
- a CDS encoding GlxA family transcriptional regulator translates to MYKIIGLGFDGCQASGITSPFDVFNVINTLWKQQCGEADLYQCRLVSVSGESITCSNGMRVMSDATLAEVTDADLIIIPGIHHYDVDTLLNKLKALDKECAWLKLQAEKGVTITANCSGVFVLAQTGMLNEYEATTAWWLTELFSKRYPSVKLRGDQLLVKSANTFTTGSMTANLGVMLQIVEQQVGRQLAQSCARTMLIDAGQNFASPYFFMQNQSDHQDSLILAVESRLQQEIALPLDVERLAGLHSVSVRTLSRRFKKANDMSISDYFQHLRLEYTKLLLETTSLSIEQVVERVGYSSQSSLLRLFKQRLGLSPSRYRKAYQQRTQV, encoded by the coding sequence ATGTACAAAATAATCGGATTAGGCTTTGATGGCTGCCAAGCCTCAGGAATTACCTCTCCATTTGATGTGTTTAATGTCATCAATACATTATGGAAACAGCAGTGCGGTGAGGCAGATCTCTATCAGTGTCGTTTGGTGTCTGTTTCAGGTGAGTCCATTACTTGTTCTAACGGAATGCGTGTGATGTCAGATGCCACTCTTGCGGAAGTGACTGATGCGGACTTAATTATTATCCCTGGCATTCACCACTATGATGTAGATACCTTGCTCAACAAGCTAAAAGCGCTTGATAAAGAATGCGCTTGGTTAAAGCTGCAGGCAGAGAAGGGCGTCACAATTACGGCTAACTGTAGTGGTGTTTTTGTTTTGGCGCAAACGGGTATGCTGAATGAATATGAGGCGACAACAGCGTGGTGGCTAACTGAGTTGTTTAGCAAGCGCTACCCTTCAGTTAAGCTACGTGGTGATCAGTTGCTGGTTAAAAGTGCTAATACTTTTACAACAGGCTCCATGACGGCAAACTTAGGAGTGATGCTGCAAATTGTTGAGCAACAAGTTGGACGGCAGTTGGCTCAGAGTTGTGCGCGCACTATGTTGATTGATGCCGGCCAAAACTTTGCATCGCCATACTTCTTTATGCAAAATCAGTCGGACCATCAAGATAGCTTGATATTAGCTGTGGAGAGCCGGTTACAGCAAGAGATTGCGTTACCGCTAGATGTAGAGCGCTTAGCGGGATTACATTCGGTCAGTGTGAGAACATTATCGCGGCGTTTTAAAAAGGCCAATGATATGAGTATCTCTGACTACTTCCAGCATCTTCGTCTTGAGTATACAAAGTTGCTTCTAGAGACAACCAGCTTAAGTATTGAGCAGGTGGTTGAACGCGTTGGTTACAGTAGCCAGAGTTCACTATTGAGACTATTTAAGCAGCGCCTAGGGTTATCTCCTAGTCGATATCGCAAAGCGTATCAGCAACGTACGCAAGTATGA
- the lhgO gene encoding L-2-hydroxyglutarate oxidase yields MTYDYIIIGGGIVGMSTAWQMQQRFPDKKVLLLEKESVYSKHQTGHNSGVIHAGVYYAPGSLKAKFCKAGVAATMEFCQQNDVPYDQCGKLLVATNALELERMNALFERCQQNDIAVELLDAEQLKTREPNIVGVGGILVKDTAIVNYQQVTTKMAERFIEMGGDARLNHKVVGLNESADEISVEAIHNDEKVTFKGKFLITCSGLMADRTTKMLGIPTDFQIIPFRGEYYQLPAKHNKIVNHLIYPIPDPDLPFLGVHLTRMIDGSVTVGPNAVQGWKREGYGRINISPRDIWDMVTFAGFWRVLKSHIKTGIVETKNSLWKPGYLKLVQKYCPTLEVSDLQPYPAGIRAQAVMKDGSLVHDFLFAESPRSLHVCNAPSPAATSAIPIGGYICDKILERTV; encoded by the coding sequence ATGACATACGATTATATTATTATCGGTGGAGGCATTGTTGGTATGTCTACCGCATGGCAGATGCAGCAGCGCTTCCCAGACAAAAAAGTGTTACTACTGGAAAAAGAATCGGTATATTCAAAACACCAAACAGGTCATAACAGCGGTGTTATTCATGCGGGTGTGTATTATGCACCGGGTAGCCTTAAAGCAAAGTTCTGTAAAGCGGGTGTAGCCGCAACGATGGAGTTTTGTCAGCAGAATGACGTTCCTTATGATCAGTGCGGTAAGTTGTTAGTTGCAACAAATGCATTAGAGCTAGAGCGAATGAATGCATTGTTCGAACGTTGTCAGCAAAATGATATAGCGGTTGAGTTACTCGATGCTGAGCAGCTTAAAACTCGCGAGCCCAACATAGTGGGCGTTGGCGGCATACTGGTTAAAGACACTGCCATCGTTAATTATCAGCAAGTTACGACCAAAATGGCTGAACGTTTTATCGAAATGGGTGGTGATGCACGTTTGAACCACAAAGTTGTGGGGTTGAATGAAAGCGCTGATGAGATTAGCGTTGAAGCGATACATAATGATGAGAAAGTAACCTTTAAAGGTAAATTTCTCATTACTTGTTCTGGGTTAATGGCCGACCGAACGACTAAGATGTTGGGTATCCCTACAGACTTTCAAATTATTCCCTTTAGAGGCGAATATTACCAGTTACCGGCTAAACACAATAAGATCGTTAACCATCTTATTTACCCTATACCTGACCCAGACCTTCCATTTTTAGGCGTTCATTTAACGCGAATGATTGATGGCAGTGTCACTGTTGGGCCTAATGCTGTTCAAGGTTGGAAGCGTGAAGGCTATGGGCGTATTAATATTAGCCCGCGTGATATTTGGGATATGGTGACGTTTGCTGGTTTTTGGCGTGTGCTGAAAAGCCATATCAAAACAGGTATTGTTGAAACGAAGAATTCTCTTTGGAAACCCGGTTACCTTAAGCTGGTTCAAAAATACTGCCCTACACTAGAAGTGTCTGACCTTCAGCCTTATCCAGCAGGCATTCGTGCTCAAGCGGTAATGAAAGATGGCTCGTTAGTCCATGATTTCTTATTTGCTGAAAGCCCGCGTAGTTTGCATGTTTGTAATGCACCTTCGCCTGCGGCTACATCAGCGATACCTATTGGTGGTTATATCTGCGATAAAATACTTGAGCGCACAGTATAA
- a CDS encoding response regulator encodes MGSSCRFSVLLVTDDVEEIRSVCNLIKRHFPQFYIAKSEEEALKIIVDKKIDVLLMGLKTLQANEVCYLHLLSSKQFVANIIYRKIVLCSREELKEAFSICNKDVFDDYFIIRPLYDPYHILLRLRFIRRVRDNRDPTDISSFSLDDLCNYFDQVVNCQDALGELNKDSYEKLLSIVSFSMEKMKERIFEEGSLPLGQQNEIGSLIDKHTESNLIKGVSDHQKETQQQLHNVVKDVAEIAQLKKKKLESPAPVSFTDSNILLIEDDSSTRDNIKDTLSSAGYSAQVSASATHAIQLMRTWKPDIIMIDLRLPDMSPLYVINTIKNDPELKNSRILVLAKVGDKESAQEAMKLGVHEVMRKPVDRDMLIYKIDYNLKELKKAQHA; translated from the coding sequence ATGGGAAGCTCATGCCGGTTTTCAGTATTACTGGTCACTGATGATGTTGAGGAGATCAGGTCAGTATGTAATCTGATAAAACGTCATTTTCCTCAGTTTTATATCGCTAAAAGCGAAGAAGAAGCTTTAAAAATTATTGTTGATAAAAAAATTGATGTGCTTTTAATGGGGCTTAAAACGCTACAAGCTAATGAAGTCTGTTATTTACACTTACTCAGTTCTAAGCAATTCGTTGCCAATATTATATACCGAAAGATTGTTTTATGTAGTCGTGAAGAGCTCAAAGAAGCTTTTTCAATATGCAATAAAGATGTGTTTGATGACTATTTTATAATCCGCCCATTATATGACCCTTACCATATTTTACTGCGTTTAAGGTTTATTCGCCGTGTGCGTGATAACCGTGATCCTACTGATATAAGTTCGTTTAGTTTAGATGACCTGTGTAATTACTTTGATCAAGTGGTTAATTGCCAAGATGCTTTGGGTGAATTAAATAAAGACAGTTATGAGAAGCTCTTATCTATCGTTTCTTTTTCGATGGAGAAAATGAAAGAACGTATCTTTGAAGAGGGATCTTTACCACTGGGCCAACAAAACGAAATTGGATCTTTAATTGATAAGCATACAGAAAGTAACTTGATTAAAGGCGTCTCTGATCATCAAAAAGAAACACAGCAGCAGCTACATAATGTAGTCAAAGATGTAGCTGAAATTGCTCAACTGAAGAAAAAGAAACTAGAAAGTCCTGCGCCAGTATCCTTTACGGATAGCAATATCTTACTTATTGAAGATGACTCATCGACTAGAGATAATATCAAGGATACGCTTAGTTCTGCGGGTTATAGTGCACAAGTGTCTGCCAGTGCAACACATGCCATTCAACTGATGCGTACATGGAAGCCCGATATCATTATGATTGATCTTAGGTTACCAGATATGAGCCCATTGTATGTTATTAATACTATAAAGAATGATCCTGAACTAAAAAATTCAAGGATCCTAGTTTTGGCGAAGGTAGGAGATAAAGAAAGCGCTCAAGAAGCAATGAAATTAGGTGTACATGAAGTTATGCGTAAACCTGTAGATCGAGATATGTTGATTTATAAAATAGACTACAACCTTAAAGAGCTTAAAAAAGCACAACATGCCTAA
- a CDS encoding HDOD domain-containing protein, protein MSEPKVLFVDDENKVLRSLRRSMRLHCKDWKAEYCSSPKEALLLISTFDPWVVVSDKRMTEMDGAEFLHQVSQNSPGVIRVLLTGDTSPDVAIEVTNTAHMLIPKPFEFETLIQKLQRVQYLRMFPAFDIIRQRMGCMGQVSVLPKVYQKIVESMQHEGTSSQEVAKIISQDPAILAKLMQLANSAFLGFSQNVYSANDAVIRLGFELTKNVVLCLGIYKQNKTDNEPLRGKLFAEALEVAVITRQVSDACGCNSAELENSFVLGLLHNIGMLVPIIPAEHADPHGVPNLYEQSVIGAYLLSLWEFDNEFTNAVLYQNKPECSEVVTSLSCWLHVAKIVSQAQKQGVSALETQPALNQSMLQAEGLLDDVLVWINEYESKH, encoded by the coding sequence ATGAGCGAACCAAAAGTACTGTTTGTGGATGACGAGAATAAGGTGCTTCGCTCGTTAAGGCGCAGTATGCGGCTGCACTGCAAGGATTGGAAGGCTGAATACTGTAGCTCACCTAAAGAGGCACTGCTCTTGATTTCCACATTTGATCCATGGGTCGTTGTGAGTGATAAGCGCATGACTGAAATGGATGGTGCTGAGTTTCTACATCAAGTTAGTCAGAACTCACCGGGTGTCATTAGGGTGCTGCTGACGGGTGATACTTCTCCTGATGTTGCAATTGAGGTCACTAATACTGCTCATATGCTAATTCCAAAACCTTTTGAATTTGAAACACTTATACAAAAGTTACAGCGCGTCCAATATTTACGAATGTTTCCTGCTTTTGACATCATTCGTCAACGAATGGGTTGTATGGGGCAGGTTTCTGTATTGCCTAAGGTATATCAGAAAATAGTTGAGTCTATGCAGCATGAAGGAACCTCTTCTCAAGAGGTCGCCAAAATAATAAGCCAAGACCCCGCTATATTGGCAAAGTTGATGCAATTAGCGAACTCTGCTTTTTTGGGCTTTTCTCAGAATGTTTATAGTGCAAATGATGCTGTTATTAGGCTTGGTTTTGAGCTGACCAAAAATGTTGTGCTTTGTCTAGGTATCTATAAACAGAATAAAACAGATAACGAGCCGTTGCGGGGAAAACTTTTTGCCGAAGCATTGGAAGTCGCCGTTATTACACGGCAAGTGAGTGATGCCTGTGGTTGTAACAGCGCGGAGTTAGAGAATTCTTTCGTCCTTGGTTTATTACACAATATTGGGATGTTAGTGCCTATCATACCGGCTGAACATGCAGACCCCCATGGTGTGCCTAACCTTTATGAGCAGAGTGTTATTGGTGCTTATCTATTATCTCTTTGGGAGTTTGATAATGAGTTTACTAATGCTGTGTTATATCAGAATAAGCCCGAATGCTCTGAAGTCGTAACATCGCTTTCTTGTTGGTTACATGTAGCAAAAATTGTTAGCCAGGCACAAAAACAGGGCGTTAGTGCGCTAGAGACTCAACCCGCTTTAAATCAATCCATGCTACAGGCTGAGGGATTATTAGATGACGTGTTGGTATGGATTAATGAATATGAATCAAAACATTAA
- a CDS encoding response regulator: MSRIMLIDDEQPILDALQRLISRAGWQVSTFTDPVLALNCARKTPFSLVISDYRMATMNGAEFLNKLNKIQPDIYKIMLSGQANQEGIISAINEGSIHHFMNKPWNNDQLLSLINKGVNHFEGRQKELSKLNKTTLSKQEVNDWYEEALEKSSPGITKVRKNPMGWIELD; the protein is encoded by the coding sequence ATGAGCAGAATAATGTTGATTGACGACGAGCAACCCATTCTCGATGCACTCCAACGTCTAATATCACGCGCAGGGTGGCAAGTAAGCACTTTTACTGACCCTGTTTTAGCGTTGAATTGCGCCCGTAAGACCCCTTTTTCGCTAGTTATTTCAGACTACCGGATGGCGACAATGAATGGTGCCGAATTTCTCAACAAGCTCAATAAAATCCAGCCTGATATATATAAAATAATGCTCAGCGGGCAGGCCAATCAGGAAGGTATTATTAGCGCAATAAACGAAGGAAGTATCCATCATTTTATGAATAAGCCCTGGAATAATGATCAGCTGTTATCTTTGATAAATAAAGGGGTTAATCACTTCGAAGGGCGTCAAAAGGAACTAAGTAAACTGAATAAAACAACACTCTCAAAACAAGAAGTAAATGATTGGTATGAAGAAGCTTTAGAAAAAAGCTCACCCGGCATAACCAAAGTTCGCAAGAACCCAATGGGCTGGATTGAATTAGATTGA
- the csiR gene encoding DNA-binding transcriptional regulator CsiR: MQEVANSTADSKDNFASQVMGQLKQDILTGYFKPGEKLRMARLKERYQVGISPLREALSQLLIEQLVIVENQRGFRVHPISKEEMLDIYETRAYIEALCINLAIERGDDEWEAGILAAAHKMRKFSTLLEKEPHEWERRHQAFHSAIAEGCQSPTLLHVRRSLYEKASRYRNLWLKKNMLDNQIFDANQKEHDSLIEALLNHDASMARELIREHLLSPSRTLLTTEGFE, from the coding sequence ATGCAAGAAGTAGCCAATAGCACCGCTGACAGCAAAGATAATTTTGCATCTCAAGTAATGGGGCAGCTAAAGCAAGATATTTTAACGGGCTATTTCAAACCAGGTGAAAAGTTACGGATGGCGCGATTAAAAGAGCGCTATCAAGTAGGTATAAGCCCCCTGCGCGAAGCCCTCTCCCAGCTTTTAATAGAGCAACTCGTTATTGTCGAAAACCAGCGCGGTTTTCGGGTACATCCTATATCAAAAGAAGAGATGCTAGATATCTATGAAACTCGTGCTTACATTGAGGCGCTCTGTATCAATCTAGCAATAGAACGAGGCGATGACGAGTGGGAAGCAGGTATTTTAGCCGCCGCCCATAAAATGCGAAAATTCAGTACTTTACTAGAAAAAGAACCTCACGAGTGGGAACGTCGTCACCAAGCATTTCACTCTGCTATTGCTGAAGGTTGCCAATCCCCAACGTTGTTACACGTACGCCGATCACTCTACGAAAAAGCGTCTCGTTACCGTAACCTTTGGCTAAAGAAAAACATGTTGGACAATCAGATTTTTGATGCAAACCAAAAAGAGCACGATAGCTTGATCGAAGCATTACTTAACCATGATGCGAGTATGGCAAGAGAGCTTATTAGAGAGCACTTACTAAGTCCAAGCCGCACTCTGCTTACAACGGAAGGCTTCGAATAA
- a CDS encoding phosphate/phosphite/phosphonate ABC transporter substrate-binding protein: protein MYLLVSFFVFFVAPVSNANSLSFGIVPQQSAKKLARLWTPIFAYLSAKTGEDIRFSTANDIPTFEKRVAAGEYDIAYMNPYHYTVFHQVPGYEAVARQKDKRIKGIVVVRKDSVLNELTELDEEKLAFPSPAAFAASVVPRAQMDLKGMQITPQYVSSHDSVYLGVARGFFAGGGGVMRTFNNTTPEVREQLRVLWTTPPYTPHAIAVHPRVAPDVVEKLKQALLTMNDDPEGRSLLKTINFKGIELAENADWDDVRALNITLLNDLLK from the coding sequence ATGTACTTGTTGGTTAGCTTTTTCGTTTTTTTCGTAGCCCCTGTTTCTAATGCTAATAGTCTGAGCTTTGGCATTGTTCCGCAACAGTCAGCCAAAAAGTTAGCCAGGCTCTGGACACCTATCTTTGCTTATTTGAGTGCTAAAACAGGTGAGGATATTCGCTTTAGTACGGCTAATGATATCCCCACATTTGAAAAACGTGTAGCCGCTGGCGAATATGACATCGCCTATATGAACCCATACCACTATACGGTTTTTCATCAAGTTCCTGGATATGAGGCGGTAGCTCGACAAAAAGACAAGCGCATTAAAGGTATTGTGGTTGTGCGTAAAGATAGTGTTTTAAACGAACTGACTGAGTTGGACGAGGAAAAACTGGCATTTCCATCTCCCGCTGCATTTGCCGCCAGTGTTGTTCCTAGAGCTCAAATGGATTTAAAAGGAATGCAGATAACACCTCAGTATGTATCATCACATGACTCTGTATATCTCGGCGTCGCTCGAGGTTTTTTTGCGGGTGGTGGTGGCGTTATGCGAACTTTCAATAACACTACGCCTGAGGTTAGAGAACAATTGCGAGTTTTATGGACAACCCCTCCTTATACGCCTCATGCTATTGCGGTTCACCCTCGTGTTGCGCCTGATGTTGTTGAAAAACTAAAACAAGCACTATTAACCATGAATGATGACCCAGAAGGCCGATCATTATTAAAAACAATTAATTTCAAAGGTATCGAATTAGCTGAAAATGCTGATTGGGATGATGTTAGAGCGCTTAATATTACATTATTGAATGACCTTCTTAAGTAA
- a CDS encoding response regulator, with product MKTLTTGEIAKFCDVNLRTAIRWIERGALKGYKLPGRGNNRVKEEDFIAFLKEHGMPVPIEFQRQDSRKVLIVDDELPIAKAIQRILVRAGYETSIAIDGFRAGSKLLTDMPALMTLDLSMPGLDGYDVLAYVRSTKEISNIKIIVISALDDQSLKKALICGADAVLSKPFDNEQLLTTIEGLLGVE from the coding sequence ATGAAGACTTTAACGACAGGTGAGATAGCAAAATTTTGTGATGTGAATTTGCGCACAGCTATTCGCTGGATTGAGCGAGGTGCGTTGAAGGGGTATAAGCTTCCCGGTCGAGGTAATAACCGTGTTAAAGAGGAAGATTTCATTGCTTTTTTGAAAGAGCATGGGATGCCTGTACCCATTGAATTTCAAAGACAAGATAGTAGAAAAGTACTCATTGTTGATGATGAACTACCTATTGCAAAAGCTATTCAACGTATATTAGTTCGCGCAGGCTATGAGACCTCTATCGCAATAGATGGCTTTCGAGCAGGCAGTAAGTTATTGACGGATATGCCAGCTTTGATGACTTTAGATTTAAGTATGCCAGGCTTGGATGGCTATGATGTCCTAGCATATGTGCGCTCTACGAAAGAAATATCCAATATTAAAATTATAGTCATATCGGCTCTAGACGATCAAAGCTTAAAAAAGGCACTAATATGTGGAGCAGATGCCGTATTAAGTAAACCTTTTGATAATGAACAGTTGTTAACAACGATTGAAGGCTTATTGGGCGTCGAATAA
- the glaH gene encoding glutarate dioxygenase GlaH, translating to MTALLRAVESPLVPAGFTVKPHAVSPRLQVVTLSSEVIHGFAEAMAEWPVQALEYKPFLRYATADKLDVLTENTLGRYLNAIMQNRETAAFLLQYEGEPDIEAGELRTEFEVKLSTAISHLIGMPNHDSMYGKYYARFTVLNEDNSDSYLRQAHRRMELHTDGTYVNERTDFVLMQKLGEAHMEGGASLLLHLDDWADLEKFYNHPLAKKDLVWGAPKSKNVGSKITHPIFFEEDKNGKPHMSFIDQFVEPQNMSEGLYLYQMGESIEADPNYIAVPLPVGSMLVVQNHCWLHGRDKFTAHPQLSRELLRQRGHFTR from the coding sequence ATGACAGCTCTATTGCGTGCAGTTGAATCCCCATTGGTCCCCGCTGGCTTTACGGTTAAGCCGCATGCAGTTAGTCCACGTCTGCAAGTTGTTACGTTAAGTAGTGAAGTTATTCACGGGTTTGCTGAGGCAATGGCTGAATGGCCTGTGCAGGCATTGGAATATAAGCCTTTCCTACGATATGCCACTGCAGATAAGTTGGATGTATTGACTGAGAATACGCTGGGTCGTTACCTCAATGCGATCATGCAAAATCGTGAAACGGCAGCTTTTTTACTACAGTACGAAGGTGAGCCTGATATTGAAGCAGGTGAGCTGCGCACAGAGTTTGAAGTTAAGCTATCTACAGCGATCTCTCACCTTATCGGCATGCCAAATCATGATTCCATGTATGGCAAGTATTACGCTCGTTTTACTGTGCTTAATGAAGACAACTCAGATAGCTACTTGCGTCAAGCTCACCGCCGTATGGAGCTGCATACCGATGGTACTTATGTAAATGAGCGTACTGACTTTGTATTGATGCAAAAGCTGGGTGAAGCCCATATGGAAGGCGGTGCGTCTTTGCTACTTCATTTGGATGACTGGGCGGATTTAGAAAAATTCTACAACCACCCATTGGCTAAAAAAGACCTAGTTTGGGGCGCTCCAAAATCTAAAAATGTAGGGTCTAAAATTACTCATCCGATCTTCTTTGAAGAAGATAAAAACGGCAAGCCTCATATGTCTTTCATCGATCAGTTTGTTGAACCACAAAATATGTCTGAAGGTTTGTACCTGTATCAGATGGGCGAGTCTATTGAAGCTGATCCTAACTACATTGCAGTACCTTTACCGGTTGGTTCAATGCTCGTTGTACAGAACCATTGCTGGTTGCATGGTCGTGATAAGTTTACTGCACATCCTCAGTTGAGCCGAGAATTGCTACGTCAGCGTGGTCATTTTACGCGATAA
- a CDS encoding sensor histidine kinase has protein sequence MSDDVNPYQQAHAREKAARLKAELLLEDKSRKLYIQKQKLEESYVKLRQQESAMLQNEKLATLGTLSAGVAHEINNPLAFVLSNMESLNNYALSFQKLLLLNQNLLQTDLVSAEARSSLTTLIDEEDLTFVNEDMSELLKDTGDGLCRVRDIVNNLRSFSRTQNTDQVETDLLEGLKGTLKLLDSELKGNVNLQLSLQELPKTICNPNEINQVLLNLIINAKQATEHAKEATLKISSRCKNDIIRIRIQDNGCGMSDEVKKQIFVPFFTTKPVGQGTGMGMAVAYGIIADHQGKIVVQSKEGIGTVFEVQLPVVAKTLT, from the coding sequence ATGAGCGACGACGTAAATCCTTACCAACAAGCGCATGCTCGCGAGAAAGCAGCTCGGCTAAAAGCTGAGCTGCTACTCGAAGATAAGTCTCGTAAACTGTATATCCAAAAACAAAAGCTTGAAGAAAGTTATGTGAAATTACGCCAACAAGAATCAGCCATGCTTCAAAATGAAAAGCTAGCAACACTTGGGACGCTTTCGGCAGGTGTTGCACATGAAATTAACAACCCTCTTGCTTTCGTGCTGAGTAACATGGAAAGCTTAAATAACTACGCGCTTTCTTTTCAAAAACTATTGCTACTCAACCAAAACTTACTACAAACAGACCTAGTATCTGCTGAAGCACGCAGTAGCCTTACAACACTCATTGACGAAGAAGATCTAACTTTTGTAAATGAAGATATGTCCGAGCTATTAAAAGACACTGGAGACGGGCTATGTCGAGTTCGAGATATTGTTAACAACTTACGCAGTTTTTCACGTACACAAAATACAGACCAAGTAGAGACTGACCTACTTGAGGGGCTTAAGGGCACATTAAAACTGCTAGACAGTGAGCTTAAAGGCAATGTGAATCTACAACTATCTTTGCAAGAACTACCAAAAACAATTTGTAATCCTAACGAAATAAACCAAGTACTTCTTAACTTAATCATTAACGCCAAACAAGCCACCGAACACGCTAAAGAAGCGACGCTCAAAATTAGTAGCCGCTGCAAAAATGATATTATTCGCATTCGCATTCAAGACAACGGTTGTGGCATGTCTGATGAAGTGAAAAAGCAAATATTTGTGCCCTTTTTTACGACAAAACCAGTAGGACAAGGAACTGGGATGGGCATGGCAGTTGCTTACGGCATCATTGCAGATCATCAAGGAAAAATAGTTGTACAAAGTAAAGAAGGCATAGGAACCGTCTTTGAAGTTCAATTACCTGTTGTTGCAAAGACGCTGACCTAA
- a CDS encoding peroxidase-related enzyme (This protein belongs to a clade of uncharacterized proteins related to peroxidases such as the alkylhydroperoxidase AhpD.) produces MKDLSISRYPVPSLDSLPDDIRERILAVQEKARFIPNVFLTLAHRPAEFRAFFAYHDAIMEREGSTLSPAEKEMIIVATSAANGCQYCVVAHGALLRVFAKEPLLADQIAVNYLHAPISERQKAMLAFSLKLSRTPELVQDSDYEALNAQGFDDEDILDITGITAFFGLSNRMAIVTNMQANTEFYTMAREPRA; encoded by the coding sequence ATGAAAGATTTATCCATCAGCCGATACCCTGTACCGAGTTTGGATAGCTTACCTGATGATATTCGGGAACGTATCTTAGCAGTACAAGAAAAAGCTCGCTTTATTCCTAATGTATTCCTAACGCTGGCACATCGCCCTGCAGAATTTAGAGCATTCTTTGCCTATCACGATGCGATTATGGAAAGAGAAGGGAGTACGCTAAGCCCTGCTGAAAAAGAGATGATTATTGTTGCGACCAGCGCGGCTAATGGCTGCCAATACTGTGTTGTCGCACACGGTGCTTTATTACGAGTGTTTGCAAAAGAGCCTTTATTAGCTGATCAGATAGCCGTTAACTACTTGCATGCACCCATTAGTGAGCGCCAAAAAGCCATGCTAGCATTTTCACTCAAGCTGTCTCGTACCCCAGAGCTAGTACAAGACTCAGACTATGAAGCACTTAACGCACAAGGATTTGACGACGAAGATATTCTAGATATCACCGGGATTACTGCATTTTTCGGTTTATCGAACAGAATGGCGATTGTTACAAATATGCAGGCAAATACTGAATTTTACACAATGGCACGTGAACCAAGAGCCTAG